The DNA segment CACAGTAACGATTCCATTGACCGTTACCAATGCGCCGAGCATACCGCTCAATCCATTCGAGAAAGGTGTGTACTGAATATCAGAGATCGTGAGAGGACGATTGCGAACAGTATAGAAGAAACATCCTTGCGCTGTATCTATTCCCGCAGAACCTCCAGCCGCACTTGCATATATTGAAATATTTCCGGATGTATCTTGTGCTGTTCCATAATATTTTACCATGACATCTGCATCCATTGGAGAAATTTTTCCAATCCATGTGGAATCTGCTGCATTCGGGCCTGTCATCTGCAGAGTCTGCCAGGCTCCATTATTTGCACTGTAGTTGATGGCAACAGATTGCAGAGGAGATCCCCCAAATTGTGCATATGCCTTCATACTAATAGTTACAGTATCTGAAGGTGTAACCGCTACAGGATATCGCCTATGCGTATTGATTGTTGGAAATACACCTCCCAATATGATGTCACCGGGAAATACAGGAAATATTCTGTATCCACGGTTGGCATCGCTTCCTGAGTTGCCAAACATATAACCACGAATTGATTTGATTACCTGACCTACTGCGGGAATTGAATATGTCGATGCTGGATCTTTATAATTAAGCGGGCTTCCCGAAGGAGTTCCCGCTCTCAACGTGAACCATCTCGATCCATCCATTGTTCCAACTTCATTTCCATTGTCGTCCTGCATGGAAAATGTACCGTTCGTATTGTTAATGACAGAAACAACCTTCAAGTTTGTCAATTGTATATAGCAGCTTTCCCATTGTTCACCCATAGAGAATTGTATATTTTTTCCTGACGTTGTATATGGTCCATTCATAAACTGGTCGGCTGTGACTAATGGGGGCGCAGGGAGAGGTTTAGTATCGACATACTCAACGCATTGACTCATAGCAGAATCAGGGAGGAATGTGGCTGCGATAGGAACTAACTGAGTCCCACTGGCAAAAGAGCTCGGAGGATACTCGTCAACATATCCGCGTAATCGAATAATGTCTCCCGGCTCATACGTAAGAAGGCCTGCGTTATACAGAGCAAGTGTATCTGTTATAGCACTCGTCCTAACAAGCAAACTGCTCCAAGCACCCGATCCGGAACTCGTATCACGTAACGTGAAGTTATAACCTGCATACCCTGTGAATGTGATGTACTTCGGAGGAACGATGATTTGCCCCACAATTTCTATAGTATCCTT comes from the Ignavibacteriales bacterium genome and includes:
- a CDS encoding T9SS type A sorting domain-containing protein, which encodes MKKLLPLILLLILTVFILPAAQKKHISKVAKNTDMAWRNYPLVSIHDIQYVSPDLLHSCDSADAASGPASTVTGPWLKQASAYYSSNQPGGLKDTIEIVGQIIVPPKYITFTGYAGYNFTLRDTSSGSGAWSSLLVRTSAITDTLALYNAGLLTYEPGDIIRLRGYVDEYPPSSFASGTQLVPIAATFLPDSAMSQCVEYVDTKPLPAPPLVTADQFMNGPYTTSGKNIQFSMGEQWESCYIQLTNLKVVSVINNTNGTFSMQDDNGNEVGTMDGSRWFTLRAGTPSGSPLNYKDPASTYSIPAVGQVIKSIRGYMFGNSGSDANRGYRIFPVFPGDIILGGVFPTINTHRRYPVAVTPSDTVTISMKAYAQFGGSPLQSVAINYSANNGAWQTLQMTGPNAADSTWIGKISPMDADVMVKYYGTAQDTSGNISIYASAAGGSAGIDTAQGCFFYTVRNRPLTISDIQYTPFSNGLSGMLGALVTVNGIVTVDSSDIDINNTSGTTPWYIQSGNDPWSGIWVAGSSQALDSLKIGDSVSILGTVQEYLDGVGGQIGRVTRIYDSTVTVLTHNNALPVPVLRKTGDLAASNGSPTAEPYEGMLVRVENVTISNIAPTFSDSTEYAVNDGTGDVIVQSAEGKAKYSPFRGDTVLGKTILKQDDIFSYIQGILYFSFNQYKLVPRNDGDYGTRQTVSVKQTNLEIPKVFALAQNYPNPFNPSTKIDFDLPKSGLVSLKIYNVLGQEIASLVNGNYAAGHYTVPFEASRFTTGIYFYRLQSGSGVAVKKMLLIK